Part of the Halopenitus persicus genome is shown below.
ATCGCGTCCTCTCCGCGGGCGGCATCGCCGCGCTCGCCCATCTGCTCACGGCCGGCGCGATCCTGCTTGTCGTCGAGCTGGCGCAATCGTGGATCGTCACCGCCGCGGTGCTCGTCGGATCGAGCGTCGGCGTCGGGGTCCAGATCGCGGTCGTCGTGGTCGCCGGACTGGCGCTCGGTGTCCGTCGGTGAGGAAGCTCATCTCGTCGATGGGGGAACACATCTCGTCGGTGAACGGATGAGGCGACTCCGGGTCCTTTAGGACCGCGCCGGCCCCAGACCCGGTATGCACATCGGCGTCGTGATGAACCCGATCGCGGGGATGGGCGGTCGCGTCGGGCTGAAGGGAACCGACGACAAGGTCGCGGAGGCGCGCGAGCGCGGCGCGGAGCCGCGGTCGCCGGACCGTGCCCGCCGGATGCTGACGCGGCTCGCCGAACACGACGCGTCGATCCGGATCTCGACCGCCGGGGAGCCGATGGGCGCGTCGATCGTCCGGGATGCGGGGTTCGACCCCGAGGTCGTGTACGATCCGGACTCGGGGTTGCCGGCGGACGTGGGCCTGCCGGAGGGAGGCGAGGACGACGAAGCTGCCACGTCCAGCGACGACCGGTACGCGAACGCGTCGACGAGCGCTGCCGACACGACCGCCGCGGTCGAGGCGTTCGCGGCGGCCGGCGTCGATCTCGTCCTCTTCGTCGGCGGCGACGGGACGGCCGCCGACGTCGCGACCGCCCTCCAGGGAACGGAGACGCCGATGCTCGGCGTTCCGGCCGGCGTCAAGGTCTACTCGTCGGTGTTCGCGGTCTCGCCGGAGGACGCCGCCGACGTCGCGGTCACCTTCGACCGCACCGAGCGTCGGGAGGTGATGGACATCGACGAGGACGACTACCGCGAGGGGGAGGTGTCCCCGGAGCTGCGGGCGGTCGCGTCCGTGCCGGTCGCCGACGCGCTCCAGTCGTCCAAACAGCTCGGGGGCGGCACGGTCGAGGCGCTCGCGGAGGGCGTTGCCCGCGACGTCGAGCCGGGCGTGACCTACGTTCTCGGCCCGGGGTCGACCGTCGGCGCGATCAAGGCCGAGCTCGGCTTCGATCCGACGCCCATCGGCGTCGACGTCTGGCGCGACGGCGAGGTGCTCGTCCGCGACGCGACCGAGTCGCAGATCCTCGAGGCGCTCGGCGAGGAGAACGTCATCGTCGTCTCGCCGATCGGCGGCCAGGGGTTCGTCTTCGGGCGCGGGAACCCGCAGCTGTCGCCGGCGGTGATCCGACGGTGTGACGTCTCGATCGTCGCCTCCCGGAGCAAGCTCGACGAGCTGTCCGTCCTCCGGGTCGACACCGACGATCCGGAGCTCGACGCGGCGCTTCGCGGCTGGACCCGCGTGCGGATCGGCGCCTTCGAGACGCGGATGATCGAGATCGTTTGAGAGTCCGTCGCTTTAGGCGCCCCGCTCCGGATCCCGCCCGACTCCATTTATATACTCTCGCGGCTGCGTTTATATACCTTCGCGGCTCAATTTCTCTACTTTCCCGGCTGCGTTTATATACCGGTCCGATTTCGTGTCCGAACCGCCCGGTTCGTCCCGATCGGTACCTTCGCGTTCCGGATCCCGAATTATCCCTTGTATTTTTCGAGGCGTGTATAATTGTCATAGGGATAGGGTTAAGGTCGCTGACGCGATACCGACGGGTATGGAAACGCGGAAGGTTCAGCGGCTCGGTCCCTCGACGCTGGCGATGACGCTGCCGGCCGAATGGGCGAGCGAGCACGACGTCGACAAGGGCGACGAGGTCTCGATCCGGATGGGCGGCACGGGGACGCTGACGGTACTCCCCGAGTCGGCCAACACCGAGGAGTCGGAGGCGACGATCTACGCGGACGACCTCGACTCGGGCGCGGTCGAGCGGGCAATCGTGGCCCAGTACGTGCTCGGGCGGCGGGTGATCCACGTCGAGAGCGACGGCCCGCTCGGCAGCGACCACATCAACGCCGTCTATCGCGCGGAGACCCAGCTGATGGGTCTCGGCGTCATCGAGGAGACGCCCGAGAGCATCGCGATCCGCTGTTCGGTCGATCCGGAGGACTTCACCCTGAACAACCTGCTGCAGCGGCTCGAGAACACCGGCTCGACGATGCGCGGCGAGGCGATCAAGGCCCTGGCCCACGGGGACACCGACCTCGCCCAGCGCGCGCTCAACCGGGAGCGACAGGCGAACAAGATTTTCGTGTTGCTGCTCCGGCTGATCTTCACCTCCTATCAGAACCCGGCGTTGACCCAGGCCGTCGGGCTCGATTCGGGGTTCCCGCTCATCGGCTACCGGTCGGTCGCGAAGAACCTGGAGCTCACCGCGGACAACGCCGAGGACATCGCGGAGATCGCCTTGGAGACCGACGGCGAATCGCTCGCCGTCGAGCAGTCGACGATGCGGCGGATCCGAGAGTTCACCGACCAGGTCGACGAGCTCACGGAGCTTGCGGTCCGGTCGGTCGTCGAGCGGGATTACGACCTCACCGTCGAGTGCCGGCACCTGTTCCGGGACATCAGCGACCGCGAGTCGGAGATCCTGGACGACCTCTCCGAGATGGACAACGAGGACCTACTCAGGGTCCGGGAGGTGCTCGTCAGCCTCCAGCACACCGCCGAGTACGCGATGCGGAACGCCGAGATCGCCGCCAACCTCGCCCTCAACGAGGAGTCCGAGCACGTCAAGATCGAGTAGCGGAACGTCCGCTCGACGCGGACCTTATAAGGTGCCGCGCCGAACCGACGATATGAGCGAGGACCTTCCGGAGGCCGTCGAGCGCTTCCTCGACGAGACCGACACGGCGATCGCCGAGTACGACCAGGGATACGCCGACGCCGACGCGACGCTGTCGGTTGTTCGTGACCACGTCGAAACGCTCCGCGAGGCGGCCGCGAACGGGGAGGACGGACGGTAGCCCCGCCCCCGCCCGCTCGGACCCCGACGGTGCAGCCGTGTGGCCGATTCGACCAGCCACGAGCGGCTACGCCGCCGTGCGACTCGTCGCTTTTTATACGGCCGCGCGCCGATCGACCGTATGGTTTCGCCGATCTTCGATGCGGACGCCTGGGAGCCGGTGACCGACGAGTTCGAGGACATCACCTACCACCGCGGCGTCGACGTTCCCGCGGTTCGGATCGCCTTCGACCGGCCCGGCGTCAGAAACGCGTTCCGGCCGGGAACGGTCGACGAGCTGTACGCGGCCCTCGACCACGCGCGCAAGCAGGCCGACGTCGGCTGCGTGCTCCTGACCGGGAACGGACCCTCCCCGAAGGACGGCGGCTGGGCCTTCTGTGCGGGCGGCGACCAGTCGGTTCGGGGCGGCTCCGGCTACGAGTACCGCGACGACGACGAGGCGGCCGACGAGGAGGACGAACTCGTCCGGGAGGCGAAGGCCGGCCGGCTCCACATCCTCGAGGTGCAGCGGCTCATCCGCTTCATGCCCAAACCGGTCGTCGCCGTCGTTCCGGGCTGGGCCGTGGGCGGCGGCCACTCCCTGCACGTGGTCTGTGACCTCACGCTCGCCAGCGAGTCGGAGGCCAAGTTCCTCCAGACCGATCCCGACGTCGCCTCCTTCGACGGCGGCTTCGGTTCGGCGTATCTCGCCAAACAGATCGGCCAGAAGAAGGCGCGCGAGGTCTTCTTCCGCGGGAAGACCTACTCCGCCGACGAGGCCGAGGAGATGGGGATGGTCAACGAGGCCGTCCCCCACGAGGATCTCGAGACGGTCGCGCTGGAGTGGGCCGACGAGATGACCCGGAAGAGCCCGACCGCAATGCGGATGCTGAAGTACGCGTTCAACATGGCCGACGACGGGCTCGTCGGCCAGCAGGTCTTCGCCGGGGAGGCGACCCGGCTGGCGTACATGACTCCGGAAGCCCGGGAGGGTCGCGACGCGTTCCTCGAGGGGCGCGAGCCCGAGTTCCGGGAGTACCCCTGGCACTACTGAGGACCGTCGACGGCAACTCGATCGGGGATGGCAACCTTCAGGGAGGCCGGCAGCCAACGCTCGACAATGAGTG
Proteins encoded:
- a CDS encoding ATP-NAD kinase family protein, with the protein product MHIGVVMNPIAGMGGRVGLKGTDDKVAEARERGAEPRSPDRARRMLTRLAEHDASIRISTAGEPMGASIVRDAGFDPEVVYDPDSGLPADVGLPEGGEDDEAATSSDDRYANASTSAADTTAAVEAFAAAGVDLVLFVGGDGTAADVATALQGTETPMLGVPAGVKVYSSVFAVSPEDAADVAVTFDRTERREVMDIDEDDYREGEVSPELRAVASVPVADALQSSKQLGGGTVEALAEGVARDVEPGVTYVLGPGSTVGAIKAELGFDPTPIGVDVWRDGEVLVRDATESQILEALGEENVIVVSPIGGQGFVFGRGNPQLSPAVIRRCDVSIVASRSKLDELSVLRVDTDDPELDAALRGWTRVRIGAFETRMIEIV
- a CDS encoding phosphate signaling complex PhoU family protein, producing the protein METRKVQRLGPSTLAMTLPAEWASEHDVDKGDEVSIRMGGTGTLTVLPESANTEESEATIYADDLDSGAVERAIVAQYVLGRRVIHVESDGPLGSDHINAVYRAETQLMGLGVIEETPESIAIRCSVDPEDFTLNNLLQRLENTGSTMRGEAIKALAHGDTDLAQRALNRERQANKIFVLLLRLIFTSYQNPALTQAVGLDSGFPLIGYRSVAKNLELTADNAEDIAEIALETDGESLAVEQSTMRRIREFTDQVDELTELAVRSVVERDYDLTVECRHLFRDISDRESEILDDLSEMDNEDLLRVREVLVSLQHTAEYAMRNAEIAANLALNEESEHVKIE
- a CDS encoding 1,4-dihydroxy-2-naphthoyl-CoA synthase; translation: MVSPIFDADAWEPVTDEFEDITYHRGVDVPAVRIAFDRPGVRNAFRPGTVDELYAALDHARKQADVGCVLLTGNGPSPKDGGWAFCAGGDQSVRGGSGYEYRDDDEAADEEDELVREAKAGRLHILEVQRLIRFMPKPVVAVVPGWAVGGGHSLHVVCDLTLASESEAKFLQTDPDVASFDGGFGSAYLAKQIGQKKAREVFFRGKTYSADEAEEMGMVNEAVPHEDLETVALEWADEMTRKSPTAMRMLKYAFNMADDGLVGQQVFAGEATRLAYMTPEAREGRDAFLEGREPEFREYPWHY